CGGCGCGGCTGATCGCCACCGGCAAGCTCGACCGGCGGCTGTTCGACGTAACCGAGTTGAACAAGCCGGCGACCCGCAAGGCCCAGCAGCAGGGCCTCAAGCTGATCATCGGCTACACGGGGACGGCTGTGGCGGCGAAGGCGGACGTACACCACGTCGGCAAGGTCCGCCGGACCCTCAAGTCCCTCAACGCCGACGCGGTGCTGGCGTCGAAAGACGACGCGGCCGACCTGTGGTCCGCGGTCACCGACGACGCAAGCGGCGGCGCGAGGACGGCGCCCGGCATCGCCAGCGTCTGGCTCGACGGCGTCCGCAAGGCCAGCCTCGACAAGTCCGTTCCGCAGATCGGTGCGGACAAGGCGTGGGCGGCCGGCTACGACGGCAAGGGCGTCAAGGTAGCCATCCTGGACACGGGTATTGACGACACCCACCCCGACCTCAAGGGCCAGGTGATCGCGGCGAAGAACTTCTCGGGCGCCGCCACCACCGCCGACAAGAACGGCCACGGCACGCACGTCGCGTCCACCGTGGCCGGTACGGGCGCTGCATCTCCCGCAGGGTCCCCCAAGCACAGGGGGGTCGCGCCCGGCGCCAAGCTCCTCATCGGCAAAGTGCTCGACGACGAGGGCTTGGGCGACGACTCCGGCATCATCGCCGGCATGGACTGGGCGGCAGAGCAGGGCGCCGACATCGTCAACCTCAGCCTGGGCACCGAGGACAGCGTCGGGATAGACCCGCTCGAGGCGCGTGTCAACAAGCTCTCCGCAGAGAAGGGCATCCTCTTCGCAATCGCCGCCGGCAACTCCGGCGAAAATGGCGCGCAGACCGTCGGTTCTCCCGGCAGCGCGGAGGCCGCGCTCACCGTGGGCGCCGTCGACGACAACGACAAGCTGGCCGAGTTCTCCAGTATCGGCCCCGGCCTCGACGGCGCCATCAAACCCGACGTGACCGCTCCCGGCGTGGGCATCACGGCTGCCGCAGCCAAGGGCAGCGAAATCGCCCACGAAGTCGGCGAGAATCCGGCCGGCTACGTGAGTATCTCGGGTACGTCGATGGCCACCCCGCATGTCGCGGGCGCCGCGGCCATCCTGAAGCAGCAGCACCCCAAGTGGACGTACACCGAACTCAAGGGCGCGCTGGCCGGCTCCAGCAAGGGCGGCAAGTACTCGCCGTTCCAGCAGGGTTCGGGCCGGATCCAGGTCGACAAGGCCCTCAAGCAGACCGTGATCGCCGATCCGGTGTCCGTGACCTTCGGCGTGCAGCAGTGGCCGCACACCGACGACACGCCGGTCACCGAGAAGGTCACGTACAAGAACCTCGGCACGACCGCCGTCACGCTGGATCTCTCGCTGACGGCCACCGACCCGAAGGGCCAGGCCGCTCCGGCCGGCTTCTTCACCCTCGGCGCCAAGACGCTGACCGTCCCGGCGGGCGGCAAGGCCTCCGCCGACCTCACGGTCAACACCAAGCTGGGCGGCACTGTCGACGGCGTGTACTTCGCGTACGTGACGGCGACCGGCGCCGGCCAGAGCGTGCGCACGGCGGCGGCGGTGCAGCGCGAGGTGGAATCGTACAAGGTCACCCTCGACTACATCGGACGCGACGGTAAGCCCGACCCGACCGCCTATTCCGGCCTGTTCGGCTACGGCGGCCTGGCCAAGGGCCGGAACTTCCTCACCGCGCTGGACGGCTCCGGCACGGCGACCCTGCGCGTGCCGAAGGGCACCTACCTGCTGGACACCTGGATGTGGGGCGACGGCCTCGACTGGGTGCTCCAGCCCAAGCTGAGCGTCACCAAGGACGTCTCGGTGACCCTCGACGCCCGTACAACCAAGACGGCCGACATCACGGTGCCGGACCCCAAGGCCAAGCCGTTCTCCGCGGCGATCGGCTACTCCTACGACCCCGCCCAGTTCGGCGGCGGCTTCATCCTCCCATCGCTCAAAGACGTGCGCATAGCGCACCTCGGCGCGGACGTCACCGGTCTGACCCAGGTCTGGGGCGGCCAGTGGACCAAGGGCGCGGGCGAAGCGTACGCCGTGGTGACCGAAGCCAAGGTCAAGAGGTTCCAGGGTGACAAGGTCCGTCACTTCAAGGCGAGCGAGCTGTCCACGGTGAAGACCAAGCTCGGTGTCTCGGCCGCCGGCAAGGTCGCCATGCTCGTCCCGATCGCTGATCTCCCAGGGTCCGAGGACGCGTTCCCGGGCGGCGGCTCCGCCCTGCAGCGGCTGCCGGCAGCTCGGACGCTGCACGTGTCGACCGGTGAAAAGGCGAAGTGGAAGTTCCTCTTCGCGCAGTTCGCGGAGTCGGACGACTCCGAGATGCCGACCCCGGAGACCACCTACGAGAGCAATGCGCAGAACTTCAAGGCGGGCAAGAAATACGAGGCCGTGTTCAACAAGGCCGTCATCGGCCCGAGTGTCGGCCGCGGCTTCGGCCTCCGCCGTGAGGGCAACGCGATCTACGGCGCCCTGCCGGTTTTCGCCGACAGCGAGATGCACGCGGGCGAATCGTCCTTCTCTTCCGCCAGGACGGCGCTCTACCGCAACGGCACCGAGGTCGGTTCGAGCGACGCCCCGCTGTACGGGTACCAGTACTTCAACAAGTACTTCCAGGTGCCGGCGGGCGACGCCTCGTACAAGCTGACCACCACCGTCAAGCGCAGCGCCAAGATCGCGGCGGCCTCCACCCGCATCGACGCCAGCTGGACGTTCCGCTCCAAGAAGGTCGAGTTCGCGCAGCTGCCCGCGTCCTCGGTCCGCTTCAACCCCGCCGTCGGCCTGGACAGCAAGGCCCCGGCCGGCAAGAAGGTCTCCATCCCGCTCACCATCCAGGGATCGGCCGCGGGCAAGAACCTCAAGTCGCTGTCGGTGTACGTGTCGTACGACTACGGCAAGACGTGGAAGAAGGTCACCGTCAAGAAGGGCAAGATCAGCGTGAAGAACCCGGCGAAGGGCAAGGGCATCTCGTTCCACGCCAAGGTCGCCGACAAGAAGGGCAACAAGTCGACGATCTCGATCTACAACGCGTACTACGGAAAGTGAGTCGCGGGGGCTGATCCTGTGGTTCGCTGAGCGCTGACCTACGCGAACGGCCCGTCGGGAGTCGAGCTTCCGGCGGGCCGTCCGTGTTTGTGGCGGCGTGACCGCCCACACCGTTGAGTACATCCGGTACCGCATGGCCGAGCACCAGCCGCGGAGTTCCTCGTCGCCTACACCCGGGCCGCCGCCCAGCTCGCCGCAGCCCCGCAATGCGTCGACCACGAACTGGCGTACAGCGAGGACGACTTCGAGCGCTTCAGCCGCAACCTTCTCGCTATGAGGGAAGGGACAAGGCGATGAGGGCTGGGCGTCGTGCGGCGCTACAGGGGTCCCGAGCGGTCCACGTCTGACATGGTCGGCCCGTGGTGAAGTCCCTCGCCCGAAGGGTCCGGCTCGCTCCACAGATCTGGGGGTACGACAGCGACGGAGCGGCCGTGCCGGTCAAGAACGCGCCCGAGGAGTTTGTCGTGTCGGAGGGTGATGGTCCTTTCGGCGATGACCAGGCTGGGGTGAGCGCGGGTGAGCCGGCTCTCGAGGCGGAGCACATCGCCGACCGAGTGAAGGCCGGCCTGCATGATCAGGTTGTGGGTGCCGCTGATTGCCGCGCAGTTGCGGGTCTCGGGGAGGCGGATGAGGGCGTGGCCGATGTCGGACAGGTCCTTGGCCGGCGCCGTTGCCCAGAAGGTGACGGCGACGGGCCAGCCGCCCAGGGGGCGGGCGAAATCGCAACGGAAGCGGAGCAGGTCCAGGCGTACCAGCTGGTCGATGCGCCGCTTCACGCTGTGACCGCTGGTGCCCAGGGTTTCGGCCAGGGAGCGGTGGGAGGCTCGCCCGTCGTGAGAGAGGAGGCGAAGGAGAGCGCGGTCGTGTGAGGTGATCTCGTGTCGCCCACGGGCGTCGTCCGCGGGCCTCGGTGCGGGAGTCTCGGTGAGCTGCGTCCGCTGGTCCGACGCGAGAGCGTCGATACGCCAGCGGCCACCCTCTGTGAACATGTGCGTGACGATCCGGGTGCGGACGGCCGCGACGTTAGGGATGACCGAGAGGACATCGAGGGAGTAGCCGGACATGGCGGCCAGGTCACGGGTGGCCACGGTCGCCAGGAGACGATGGGCATCGGCTGAACGCTCGATGGTGATCATGTGCGGGTGGCCCCGCAGCGTGCGTGCCACCTCGCCGCTCGTGCCGGCCTCGCAGTCGATGACGACGAAGGCGACACAGATCCGGTCGAACAGCCTCGCGCCCGGCGAGACGCTGACCCAGGCCTCGCCGCGGTCGGCCAGCCGGTTGAACCGGCGGGCCACGGTGACCGGATCCACTCCCAGGGTGCGACCCAGGTCGGTCCACGAGGCCCGGGGGCGCAACTGGAGGGCGTGGATGAGCGCGAGATCGTCCTCGCTCAGCAGGCGAAGGTCCATTGCTTCCATATCCTGCGTTCTCCGGTGGACGGGCCTCAGAATCCTGCAGATTGGCCGACTGTACTGCTCAGTGGCGCAATCTGGGTGTTCGAAAGCGCACCCAGGTGGCTTGTGATCGAAGGGGCGATGTCATGGCGTTCGCCGACTACCAGAACGAGATCTATCTCAACGGGTTGGGAGGTGTGCTGCCTTCCTTGCCCATGGACTTCGCGGAGCTGGAGGCCAGGGCGGAGGCCGCGCTGCCGCCGTCGGTGTGGTCCTACGTCGCGGGCGGCGCGGGGGATGAGAGCACCCAGCGGGCCAACGCCTCCGCCTTCGACCGCTGGGGGCTGATACCGCGGATGCTCGTCGGCGCCGCCGAGCGGGACCTGACTGTGGAGCTGCTGGGGATGACCCTGCCCTCCCCGGTGTTCCTCGCTCCGATCGGGGTGATCGGCATCTGCGCCCAGGACGGCCATGGCGACCTGGCCACCGCCCGCGCCGCCGCACGTACCGGCGTCCCCATGGTCGCCTCCACTCTCTCGGTCGATCCGTTGGAGCAGGTGGCGGACCAGCTCGGAGACACTCCCGGCTTCTTCCAGCTCTACACGCCCACCGACCGGGGCCTTGCCGAAAGCCTTGTCCACCGCGCCGAACAGGCCGGGTTCAAGGGCATCGTCGTCACCCTCGACACATGGATCACCGGCTGGCGCCCCCGAGACCTGGCCACGTCCAACTTCCCGCAGTTGCGCGGCCATGCCCTGGCCAACTACACCAGTGACCCGGTCTTCCGCGCCGCTCTGCGGCGTCCGCCCGAGGAGGACCCGCAGGCAGCGATCCTGCACTGGACGCAGATCTTCGGCAACCCGCTCACGTGGAACGACCTGAGCTGGCTGCGCTCGCTCACCCGTCTGCCGCTGATCGTCAAGGGCATCTGCCACCCCGAGGACGCCCGCCGCGCCAAGGACGCCGGCGTGGACGCCATCTACTGTTCCAACCACGGCGGCCGACAGGCCAACGGAGGCCTCCCCGCTCTCAACGCCCTGCCCGGCGTGGCCGAAGCCGCCGAAGGGCTTCCGGTCCTGTTCGACTCCGGCATCCGCAGCGGCGCCGACATCGTCAAGGCCCTGGCCCTGGGCGCGACCGTTGTCGGGATCGGCCGCCCCTACGCGCACGGGTGCGCGGTGGCCGGCACGGACGGCATCGTCCATGTGCTGCGAGCGCTGCTGGCCGAAGCGGACCTGATCATGGCCGTCGACGGATACCCCACGCTGAAGCACCTCGTCCCCGAGGCACTGCAGCCCGTCTGAGCGAGCGCTTCTGCGAGGTGGGCGTCAGAGCGGACGGTGACCGCCGGGGTAGTCGGTGTTCAAATGGTGGTGTGCAGAGAGAAAGACGGACTACGGATGTCCTTCCCTGTCGGCCCGGTTGACTTTCCGGGGACCAGTCGCAGTACGTCGGCGACGATTCAGCCGAACATCCTGCGCTACCTCAGTGCGGTGGTCGAGGAGCACGGCGTCGATCTGCGCCCCCTGCTGGAGCAGGTCGGTCTGGACGAGACGGTCATGCGCTCGGCGGCTCTGCGGGTCTCTTACCGTCAGGGCAGTACGGTGATCCGCCGTGCGCTGGAGCTCACCGGAGACGCGCATCTGGGGATGAAGGTGGGAGCGGCGCAGCACCCGACGGCCTGGGGCCTGCTGGGCTTCGCCCTGATGGCCAGCGACACGCTGCGACACGCCATCGAGACCGGGGTGAGGTACCAGAACCTGTCCGGAGCGATGGTGGTGTGGTCGGCAGGGCAGGCGGATGAGGGCTTCGTTCTGCGTGCCGACCTTCCTGATCCCGCCCTGGATCCGGGTGTCGCGGTCTTCCTGATGGAGGAAGGCCTGACCTCGGTGGTTGCCTTGGCCCGGTTGACCGCTGGTCCGGCGTTCACACCGGCACTGGCGGAGTTCGTCTTTCCCGAACCGGCCCAGAGTGAACCGTATGGCGCCTTCTTCGGCTGTCCGGTCCGCTTCGGCGCCCCTGTCAGCCGCCTTGTCATCGATCCCGTCTGGGCCCGGACACGGATGCCGGCCCGGGATCCGGTGACTCGTGCATCGGTGCTGGAGATGCTCGACACGCAGCTGACCTCGCGCCGCTACCAGCAGGAACTGCTGGAAGTGCTGGAGATTTCCGTAGCGCAGAGCCTTCCGGTGGTTCCCTCGTTCGCCGAGCAGGCACGCAGGCAGTCGGCCAGCGAGCGGACGCTCCGCCGTCGGCTGGCCGACTGTGGCACCACGTACGAGGCGCTCGTGGACGGGGTGCGACGGGAGCGCGTCGAGCAGCTGCTGCTGCGATCGGGACTGACGCTGCGCGATATCGCCCGTCAGTCGGGATTCTCCGACGAGCGAGCGCTGCGTCGGGCGGTGCGCCGCTGGCACGGCACCTCCACTCTGCGCCTGCGGAATCAGACGCCGGAACGCGAGGGCACGGCGACGAGCTGACTCCGGGCGGATCCGAGCTCCCGGTCAGCGGGTACGGATCCAGACGGTTTTCTCCCGGGTCCACTGCTCGAACGCGTTCGTGGATTTCTCCGCGCCGCCGAATCCCGACTCCTTCCAGCCGCCGAAGGGGGCGGTGATGTCGCCTTCGCTGTAGCAGTTGACCGAGACGACCCCCGCGTGGATGCCGCGTGCCAGACGGAAGGCGGCATCGAGGTCCCGGGTCCACACCGAGGCGGCAAGTCCGTACGCCGTGGCATTGGCCATACGGATCGCCTGAGCCTCCGTCGTGAAGGTCTGAACCGTCACGACCGGCCCGAACAACTCCTTGGTGAGCACGTCGCTGCCCTCGGGGGCTTGGGTGATCACGGTGGGCGGGTAGTAGGCGCCTAGTGCCGGCAGGTCGTCGGGGAGGCCCGCGGTATGGATGCGGGCGCCGTCGGCCCGGGCGGCCTCCACTACCTTGGCGACCCTGCTGAAGGCGGCATGGTCGATGAGCGGTCCCATCTGGGTACGGGGATGCGCCGGGTCGCCGATGACCAGTTTCTTCGCGGCAGCGGTGAAGCGGGCGAGTACCTCGTCGGCGATGCTCTCGTGCACCAGGACGCGAGAGCCGGCCGTGCAGTTCTGGCCCATCGTCAGGAACGCTGCTTCGATCATGCCGTCGATGAGTTCGTCCCCGTAGGCGATGGCGTCGGCCATCAGCACCTGAGGGCTCTTACCGCCCATTTCCAGCGAGACGCGCTTGAAGTTGCTGTCGGCCGCGTCCTTGAGGATGCGGCGGCCGACCGCGGTGGAGCCGGTGAAGGACAACGCTCCCACGACAGAGCTGCGGGCCAAGGCAGTCCCGGCGACGGGGCCGTGGCCGGGCAGTACCGTCAGGACTCCCTCCGGCAGCCCGGCCTCGGCGGCGAGGTCCGCCAGGTGCAGGGCCGAACGCGGGGTCGCCTCGGCCGGCTTGAGCAGGAGGCAGTTTCCCGCGGCGAGTGCCGGTCCGACCTTCCAGGCGGCCATGGCCAGCGGGTAGTTCCAGGGCAGGATCGCCGCCACCACCCCGACCGGCTCCCGGCTGATCAGTCCCAGGTCGTCGCGGCCGGTCGGGGCGAGGCGGCCGAAGACCTTGTCGGCCGCCTCGGCGAACCAGCGGATCGCCTCGACAGCCCCCGGTACGTCGCCCGCACGGCACTCCGCGATCGGCTTGCCCGCGTCCTCGCTGTCCAGCCGGGCCAGGATCTCGGCGTCGCGTTCCATCAGCGCGGCCAAACGCAGCAGCACCGCGGCCCGCTCCCGGACCGGCAGCCCCGACCACACTCCGGCTTCGAAGACCTGCCGCGCTTGTTCCGCCGCTTTGGCGACGTCATCGGCGGTCGCGGCGGGAAGGGTGGCGATCAGCTCACCTGTGGCGGGGTTGACCACGCGCAACATCGACGGGCTCTCCTGTCTGCTCACGCCTCCTCCACCAGTTCCCATCGGCCGTTGGCCTGACGTGCCAGACCTCTTCGACGCAAGTCCTCCAGGTAACGGGCCATGCCGCGATCACCGCGCTTGCGGAACAGGGGGAAGACCTTGGGAAGCAGGTTCGGCGCGAGCATCGCGAACCGGACCAGACGGGACTCACTCCGGTGGGGATACGCCTCCAGGCGGGGCTTGTCCAGCATGCTGACGACCGCTCTCACCACATCGGCGGGCTGTTGGGGCGGATCCTGGAACTGCAGGGCGTTCCCACCCTCCACCGCCTCCTGGCGCAGCATCCGGGTGTCGGTGGCCGAGGGCAGGACAGACCCGACCAGGATGCCCTTGTCCCGCAGATCGAGCCCGATCGCGAGCATCGCACCGCGCAGCCCGAACTTGGAGGCCGTGTAGATCGGGGTCTCGCCCAGCGGGAGGATCCCGCCGAGAGACACGGTGGTGACCACCCGGGCGTCGCCGGAGGCCCGCAGCAGCGGGATGGCGAGACGGGTCGCGATCAGGGGCGAGAGCAGATTGAGGTCGAGCTCCCGCTCGATGCTCTCGACGCCGCGCTCGTCGAAGCGTTCGGCGCTGGTCATGCCGACGTTGTTGACCAGGACGTCCAGACGGCCGTAGTCGGCAGCGACCTGGTCGAAGAGATCCTCCAGCTGGGCGCGGTCCGTCAGATCGCAGCCGATGCCGGCGTGCCCGGTGCCGGGAAGCTCCGCGGCGACCTTCTTGGCGCGCACCTCGTCGATGTCGACGACGACACAGCGGGCGCCGCCGGAGGCGAAACGGCGGCACATGGCGGTGCCGATTCCCCCCGCGCCGCCGGTCACCAGCACAATCTTGTGGGTGAAGTCGAAGCCGGTCATGAGACCGCTTCCTTCCGCCTGATGGAGGTCACCGGCGGCGGCTGGCCCTCGGTACGCCAGCCCATCCCGGCCGCGACCTTGGCGAGGTACTTCACGAAGGTACCGCTTTCGACATAGCCGGTGTGGCGGGGCGAATCCACGAACTTCAGGCCGCCGGACAGATCCGGGCGGTCGCTGCGAATCATGCGGGCGAACCGCTCCGCGTTCGGCAGGCCGTGCCTCGTGTCGTGGATGAACCCGGCGATCATCTGGGACTGCGTGTCGAAGATGCTGTAGGCCGCAGAGTTCGTCTCCACGAAACCGACGCCGAACAGCCCCTCGTGTTCCCGGGAGAACGACGACAGATACAGGTCGGGATGCTGCTCGTTGCCGAAATACTTCTGCGCGACCGGCACTTTGTGTACGTAGCCGGTGGCGAACAGGATCACGTCGAAGTCGTCGCGGGTGCCGTCGGTGAAGTGCACCGTACTGCCTTCGGCGCGGGATATGCCGGGCCTGGCCGTGAGGTCGCCGTGCTGAAGATGATGGTGCAGCGTCGAACTGAGCACCGGATGGGTCTCGAAAAGCTTGTGGTCGGGCTTCTGCAGACCCAAGCGGGTCGGGTCGCCGTTGAGAATCCGCAGGAGGGCTGCGAACAGCCTTTGCTCCAGCCACATCGGCAGCCTCGGGCCCACGGCGGCGAGTGTGTCCGCGGGGCGGCCGAAGACATGCTTGGGTATGAACCAGTAGCCACGGCGCATGCTGATCACCGCGTGGTCGGCCACCCGGGCCGCGTCGCACGCGATGTCACAGCCGGATGCTCCGGCCCCCACGACCAGCACGCGCCTGCCGCGCAGCTCGTCCGGACTGCGATAGGTGATGGCGTGACGGATCTCGCCGATGAAGTCCCCGGGAACATCGGGGAGGTTGGGATGCCACTGCGAGCCGGTACACACCACGACCTGGCCGTGGACGGTCTCCCGCCCGTCCGCCCTGGTGACGGTCCAGGTACCGTCCGCGTTCTTGTCCACCGCGCTGACCTCGGTGCCGAACTCGATCCGCTCCGCCAGCCCGTACGCCTCGGCGAACGACGTCAGATAGGACAGAATGTGCCGGTGTGAAGGGTAGTCGGCGAAATGGTCCGGCATCGGCCAGCCACCGAAAGCCGAGAGCGTCTTGCTCGAGTTGAAATGGGCCGACTCGTACATCGGACTTCCGGGGCTGTCGATGTCCCACACACCGCCGAGCCCTGTATGCCGCTCGAGATGGGTATAGGGCAGTTTTCGCTCTGCCAACGCCCTGGCTACCGCCAATCCGGCTGGTCCCGCCCCGATCACGCATGTGTCATGCGAAACACTGTTCACGACTCTGTTTCCTTTCTCGCCAGAATTCGATGGCAGTGACAGGAAATCTATTCACCCACCGTTCAGCGAGCACTGACCAGCGCGGCCATGGAGGGGGCCGCAGCGGCCACGAGGCGGGGTCTTTTCCGGCACCTGGCGTCGGTCGTGGTCTTCGAGTCCGACGTCTTGGGCCCGGTCGCGGTCGTGGTCGTGACACCAGGTACACGCGATGTCATCGCCGTGACGTAGAGTCCCGTCGCGCTGATGCGCAGATCGTTCGTCACATAATGATCAAGGGGACGATTGACCATGCCGTTCACGGCGTCGCAGGCGGTGGTGCGCCGGACTGAACGTTGGTTTGTCCGGCGTGGTGTGCCCACGATGATCGAGGGGTACGGCTTCGTCGATCACGTGCTCCCCCGGATGCTGCCGTCGCTGGCCTTCGTGGCGCTGGCCAGTCTGGTCTGGCTCGTGCCGCTCAAGTCCGCGGGTTCGGAGCGGTGGGTTCTCCTCGGCGGTGTGGCCGTGATGACGGTGGCCGTGCGGGTCATGGTCGCCGCGTTCGTCCGGCGACTGCCCCGCTTCTCGCGCAGGACCGTTGTTTCGCTCCTCGCCGCGTATGCCGCGATGCCGGTCGCGGTACCGCTGATGCAGTTCGCCGTCGACGGAGCCGTCACTCCGCCGGGGGGCAGCGTGGTCGGGCTGCTGGGGTTCGTGATCTTCTTCGCCGCCGTCTTCGTCGCCACGCTCCTGGCCGCGACGTACGGCCTTGGCGCACTGCTGCGACGGGCGATCCGACACACGGTCTTCGACCTGCGCAACAGTGTGCACCTACTGGGCCGGGCGCTGCCCGCGTTGCTCTTTGTCACCCTGTTCCTGTTCTTCACCGGCGAGCTGTGGCAGGCCATGAACCGGCTTGAGTGGTGGCGGATTTCGCTGGTTGTCGTGCTGTTCGCCGCGATCGCCGTGCTCGCCGCCGCCGCACGCCTTCGCGACGAGATCCGCCGGGTCGAGCAGGATCTGAGCCTGCCCACGCTGTCGGCGGCATGCGAGGAAACGCCCCTGGCGGATGTGCCGATCGACCGCCTGGCGCCTGATGGTCAGTTCCGCGCGATGCCACTGAGCGGACAGCAGAGCCGTAACCTGCTGCTGATGCTCGCCACCCGCCAACTCGTGCAGGCGGCGGTGGTAGGGCTGGTGCTGTTCACGTTCTTCCTCGCCTTGGGCCTGCTCGTGGTCACGCCCGAGACGGCGCAACAGTGGATCGGGGAGAAACCGGTGAGCTCGGTTCTGTTGCCCGCGGTGCCGGTCGCGATGCTGCGCAACGCCACTCTCCTCGCCGGCTTCGGCAGCATGTACTTCACCGTCACCTCGATGACCGACGCGGACCACCGGCAGCAGTTCTTCGCTCCGATCATCGACGAGATCGAACGCATGCTCGCGGTGCACGCGGTCTACCTGGCCGTGCGCGACACCGCCCCGGCCTCGCGTGGGGGCGGGGCATCCGGCGATGCTGAACTTGGCTCGGCGGGCGCGGCTCAGCGCCCGTAGACCGCGATTCGCTCCGGCAGCCCCGTCCACGCACAGGTATTCACCACACCGTCGTGCCTACGAGGCTTTCTTGTCCCGCTCCGGGGCTGCCAGGGCGAGTACAGCGCGGATGAGATCGTCCAGGCTTCGGCGGGACTGGTTCTGGTCGGCTCGGACGAGGTTCTGCAGCATGATCTCGTCGAATCCGGACACGGTCAGGTGAGCCAGGTCGCGCGGGGCGTGAATGGGGGTCCCGAGGTCGTCTTGGATGGTGGTCGAGTGAGCCTGGGCAGGCGATGCATCACGTCCGCCAGGCGCCTGGGCGATGAGTGCTTCCAGGGCACCGACCAGTACGGCGTCCTTGACGGCGAAGACGCAGTGCAGGGTGGGTCGCCAGATCTATCCCG
Above is a window of Streptomyces sp. DT2A-34 DNA encoding:
- a CDS encoding S8 family serine peptidase; this translates as MTGLAATSATSTSAAATSTAAPGPAGLPSDAIRAGAHITLITGDRVVVDAKGRVAGLQRAKGREEIPVQVSKVDGHTLVIPADAARLIATGKLDRRLFDVTELNKPATRKAQQQGLKLIIGYTGTAVAAKADVHHVGKVRRTLKSLNADAVLASKDDAADLWSAVTDDASGGARTAPGIASVWLDGVRKASLDKSVPQIGADKAWAAGYDGKGVKVAILDTGIDDTHPDLKGQVIAAKNFSGAATTADKNGHGTHVASTVAGTGAASPAGSPKHRGVAPGAKLLIGKVLDDEGLGDDSGIIAGMDWAAEQGADIVNLSLGTEDSVGIDPLEARVNKLSAEKGILFAIAAGNSGENGAQTVGSPGSAEAALTVGAVDDNDKLAEFSSIGPGLDGAIKPDVTAPGVGITAAAAKGSEIAHEVGENPAGYVSISGTSMATPHVAGAAAILKQQHPKWTYTELKGALAGSSKGGKYSPFQQGSGRIQVDKALKQTVIADPVSVTFGVQQWPHTDDTPVTEKVTYKNLGTTAVTLDLSLTATDPKGQAAPAGFFTLGAKTLTVPAGGKASADLTVNTKLGGTVDGVYFAYVTATGAGQSVRTAAAVQREVESYKVTLDYIGRDGKPDPTAYSGLFGYGGLAKGRNFLTALDGSGTATLRVPKGTYLLDTWMWGDGLDWVLQPKLSVTKDVSVTLDARTTKTADITVPDPKAKPFSAAIGYSYDPAQFGGGFILPSLKDVRIAHLGADVTGLTQVWGGQWTKGAGEAYAVVTEAKVKRFQGDKVRHFKASELSTVKTKLGVSAAGKVAMLVPIADLPGSEDAFPGGGSALQRLPAARTLHVSTGEKAKWKFLFAQFAESDDSEMPTPETTYESNAQNFKAGKKYEAVFNKAVIGPSVGRGFGLRREGNAIYGALPVFADSEMHAGESSFSSARTALYRNGTEVGSSDAPLYGYQYFNKYFQVPAGDASYKLTTTVKRSAKIAAASTRIDASWTFRSKKVEFAQLPASSVRFNPAVGLDSKAPAGKKVSIPLTIQGSAAGKNLKSLSVYVSYDYGKTWKKVTVKKGKISVKNPAKGKGISFHAKVADKKGNKSTISIYNAYYGK
- a CDS encoding Lrp/AsnC family transcriptional regulator, which gives rise to MDLRLLSEDDLALIHALQLRPRASWTDLGRTLGVDPVTVARRFNRLADRGEAWVSVSPGARLFDRICVAFVVIDCEAGTSGEVARTLRGHPHMITIERSADAHRLLATVATRDLAAMSGYSLDVLSVIPNVAAVRTRIVTHMFTEGGRWRIDALASDQRTQLTETPAPRPADDARGRHEITSHDRALLRLLSHDGRASHRSLAETLGTSGHSVKRRIDQLVRLDLLRFRCDFARPLGGWPVAVTFWATAPAKDLSDIGHALIRLPETRNCAAISGTHNLIMQAGLHSVGDVLRLESRLTRAHPSLVIAERTITLRHDKLLGRVLDRHGRSVAVVPPDLWSEPDPSGEGLHHGPTMSDVDRSGPL
- a CDS encoding alpha-hydroxy-acid oxidizing protein — protein: MAFADYQNEIYLNGLGGVLPSLPMDFAELEARAEAALPPSVWSYVAGGAGDESTQRANASAFDRWGLIPRMLVGAAERDLTVELLGMTLPSPVFLAPIGVIGICAQDGHGDLATARAAARTGVPMVASTLSVDPLEQVADQLGDTPGFFQLYTPTDRGLAESLVHRAEQAGFKGIVVTLDTWITGWRPRDLATSNFPQLRGHALANYTSDPVFRAALRRPPEEDPQAAILHWTQIFGNPLTWNDLSWLRSLTRLPLIVKGICHPEDARRAKDAGVDAIYCSNHGGRQANGGLPALNALPGVAEAAEGLPVLFDSGIRSGADIVKALALGATVVGIGRPYAHGCAVAGTDGIVHVLRALLAEADLIMAVDGYPTLKHLVPEALQPV
- a CDS encoding AraC family transcriptional regulator → MSFPVGPVDFPGTSRSTSATIQPNILRYLSAVVEEHGVDLRPLLEQVGLDETVMRSAALRVSYRQGSTVIRRALELTGDAHLGMKVGAAQHPTAWGLLGFALMASDTLRHAIETGVRYQNLSGAMVVWSAGQADEGFVLRADLPDPALDPGVAVFLMEEGLTSVVALARLTAGPAFTPALAEFVFPEPAQSEPYGAFFGCPVRFGAPVSRLVIDPVWARTRMPARDPVTRASVLEMLDTQLTSRRYQQELLEVLEISVAQSLPVVPSFAEQARRQSASERTLRRRLADCGTTYEALVDGVRRERVEQLLLRSGLTLRDIARQSGFSDERALRRAVRRWHGTSTLRLRNQTPEREGTATS
- a CDS encoding aldehyde dehydrogenase family protein, with translation MGTGGGGVSRQESPSMLRVVNPATGELIATLPAATADDVAKAAEQARQVFEAGVWSGLPVRERAAVLLRLAALMERDAEILARLDSEDAGKPIAECRAGDVPGAVEAIRWFAEAADKVFGRLAPTGRDDLGLISREPVGVVAAILPWNYPLAMAAWKVGPALAAGNCLLLKPAEATPRSALHLADLAAEAGLPEGVLTVLPGHGPVAGTALARSSVVGALSFTGSTAVGRRILKDAADSNFKRVSLEMGGKSPQVLMADAIAYGDELIDGMIEAAFLTMGQNCTAGSRVLVHESIADEVLARFTAAAKKLVIGDPAHPRTQMGPLIDHAAFSRVAKVVEAARADGARIHTAGLPDDLPALGAYYPPTVITQAPEGSDVLTKELFGPVVTVQTFTTEAQAIRMANATAYGLAASVWTRDLDAAFRLARGIHAGVVSVNCYSEGDITAPFGGWKESGFGGAEKSTNAFEQWTREKTVWIRTR
- a CDS encoding SDR family oxidoreductase is translated as MTGFDFTHKIVLVTGGAGGIGTAMCRRFASGGARCVVVDIDEVRAKKVAAELPGTGHAGIGCDLTDRAQLEDLFDQVAADYGRLDVLVNNVGMTSAERFDERGVESIERELDLNLLSPLIATRLAIPLLRASGDARVVTTVSLGGILPLGETPIYTASKFGLRGAMLAIGLDLRDKGILVGSVLPSATDTRMLRQEAVEGGNALQFQDPPQQPADVVRAVVSMLDKPRLEAYPHRSESRLVRFAMLAPNLLPKVFPLFRKRGDRGMARYLEDLRRRGLARQANGRWELVEEA